A window from Citrus sinensis cultivar Valencia sweet orange chromosome 3, DVS_A1.0, whole genome shotgun sequence encodes these proteins:
- the LOC102628733 gene encoding transcription factor TCP17 isoform X1 — MGSHMRTDIELLDDERSNNKMISTSRERGFQAKQEDDTSESSKLISRPPPSSSRQWSGFRNPRIVRVSRSFGGKDRHSKVCTIRGLRDRRIRLSVPTAIQLYDLQDRLGLSQPSKVIDWLLDVTKNDIDKLPPLQIPQGLFGHQFHPSQMMLQSNAPTTSHHSLMTNSTSVDDHGDQDQSRYSWDLEAVSLMRANKGKEVERDHEDKIHQEASSLSAHHHQKFYPGLFNNTSNNNAMPLNPYYHWEPSNLSLSQFGSGHDFLSHQQAADQNYAFYSNAAAAAASLSHHHHLFFCPPAASATMPSLFPTYNNAPYVSNAQEGTSHDQSPRQMNHFQLLSSSSSSSSQSALHNNLLLPISSLAITSNSSQVKPFSLLNDESNPHEKEDS, encoded by the exons ATGGGGAGTCATATGCGCAC AGATATAGAGCTCCTGGATGATGAGAGGAGTAATAATAAGATGATATCAACTTCAAGAGAAAGAGGTTTTCAAGCAAAGCAAGAGGATGACACAAGTGAAAGCAGCAAATTGATCTCCAGGCCACCACCATCAAGTTCAAGGCAATGGTCAGGATTCAGGAACCCAAGAATTGTACGCGTGTCGCGATCATTCGGTGGCAAAGACAGGCACAGCAAAGTGTGCACCATTAGAGGGCTAAGAGACAGACGGATAAGGCTTTCGGTGCCAACAGCAATCCAATTGTATGATCTTCAAGACCGGCTGGGGCTAAGCCAACCAAGCAAGGTTATAGACTGGTTGCTTGATGTCACTAAAAATGATATTGATAAGCTCCCCCCACTTCAGATTCCTCAAGGATTGTTCGGTCATCAATTTCATCCTTCACAAATGATGCTACAATCAAACGCTCCTACTACCTCTCATCATTCTTTGATGACCAACAGTACTAGTGTTGATGATCATGGGGATCAAGATCAATCAAGGTACTCATGGGATTTAGAGGCTGTATCACTGATGAGGGCTAATAAGGGCAAGGAAGTTGAAAGAGATCATGAAGATAAAATTCATCAAGAAGCTTCTTCATTATCAGCCCATCATCATCAGAAATTTTATCCTGGCTTGTTTAATAATACTAGTAACAATAATGCGATGCCATTAAACCCTTACTACCATTGGGAGCCttcaaatttatcattatctCAGTTTGGATCGGGCCATGATTTTTTGTCTCATCAGCAAGCTGCTGATCAGAATTATGCATTCTACAGcaatgctgctgctgctgcagctTCTTTgtctcatcatcatcacttatTTTTCTGCCCACCTGCTGCTTCTGCAACAATGCCATCACTTTTTCCAACATATAATAATGCACCATACGTTTCAAATGCTCAAGAGGGTACCAGCCATGATCAGTCACCTAGACAAATGAACCATTTCCAATTGTTGAGCTCATCATCAAGTTCTTCATCACAGTCTGCACTACATAATAATTTGCTTCTGCCTATTAGTTCTCTTGCAATTACCAGCAACTCATCACAAGTGAAACCCTTTTCATTATTGAATGATGAAAGCAATCCTCATGAAAAGGAAGACTCCTAG
- the LOC102628733 gene encoding transcription factor TCP17 isoform X2: MISTSRERGFQAKQEDDTSESSKLISRPPPSSSRQWSGFRNPRIVRVSRSFGGKDRHSKVCTIRGLRDRRIRLSVPTAIQLYDLQDRLGLSQPSKVIDWLLDVTKNDIDKLPPLQIPQGLFGHQFHPSQMMLQSNAPTTSHHSLMTNSTSVDDHGDQDQSRYSWDLEAVSLMRANKGKEVERDHEDKIHQEASSLSAHHHQKFYPGLFNNTSNNNAMPLNPYYHWEPSNLSLSQFGSGHDFLSHQQAADQNYAFYSNAAAAAASLSHHHHLFFCPPAASATMPSLFPTYNNAPYVSNAQEGTSHDQSPRQMNHFQLLSSSSSSSSQSALHNNLLLPISSLAITSNSSQVKPFSLLNDESNPHEKEDS; encoded by the coding sequence ATGATATCAACTTCAAGAGAAAGAGGTTTTCAAGCAAAGCAAGAGGATGACACAAGTGAAAGCAGCAAATTGATCTCCAGGCCACCACCATCAAGTTCAAGGCAATGGTCAGGATTCAGGAACCCAAGAATTGTACGCGTGTCGCGATCATTCGGTGGCAAAGACAGGCACAGCAAAGTGTGCACCATTAGAGGGCTAAGAGACAGACGGATAAGGCTTTCGGTGCCAACAGCAATCCAATTGTATGATCTTCAAGACCGGCTGGGGCTAAGCCAACCAAGCAAGGTTATAGACTGGTTGCTTGATGTCACTAAAAATGATATTGATAAGCTCCCCCCACTTCAGATTCCTCAAGGATTGTTCGGTCATCAATTTCATCCTTCACAAATGATGCTACAATCAAACGCTCCTACTACCTCTCATCATTCTTTGATGACCAACAGTACTAGTGTTGATGATCATGGGGATCAAGATCAATCAAGGTACTCATGGGATTTAGAGGCTGTATCACTGATGAGGGCTAATAAGGGCAAGGAAGTTGAAAGAGATCATGAAGATAAAATTCATCAAGAAGCTTCTTCATTATCAGCCCATCATCATCAGAAATTTTATCCTGGCTTGTTTAATAATACTAGTAACAATAATGCGATGCCATTAAACCCTTACTACCATTGGGAGCCttcaaatttatcattatctCAGTTTGGATCGGGCCATGATTTTTTGTCTCATCAGCAAGCTGCTGATCAGAATTATGCATTCTACAGcaatgctgctgctgctgcagctTCTTTgtctcatcatcatcacttatTTTTCTGCCCACCTGCTGCTTCTGCAACAATGCCATCACTTTTTCCAACATATAATAATGCACCATACGTTTCAAATGCTCAAGAGGGTACCAGCCATGATCAGTCACCTAGACAAATGAACCATTTCCAATTGTTGAGCTCATCATCAAGTTCTTCATCACAGTCTGCACTACATAATAATTTGCTTCTGCCTATTAGTTCTCTTGCAATTACCAGCAACTCATCACAAGTGAAACCCTTTTCATTATTGAATGATGAAAGCAATCCTCATGAAAAGGAAGACTCCTAG
- the LOC102629389 gene encoding protein LONGIFOLIA 1, translating into MAAKLLHSLADDNQDLQKQIGCMNGIFQLFDRHHVLTGRRLTHKRLPPGTSHFQNGGLEREFNNVNHRQTANGINLNRSVNEKQRLSTESSRASFSSSCSSSLSSMDFGKTAHQEASSCDRIIFPGTPSRDPVMSQGNTSPHMGRHSLDLRDVVKDSMYREARGMSVKTTTNDEPAVRSLKHKDSPRPVQLSKSVDGPYGVGIRGKQNVPADIKESLRVLAKLPEPPWFYNEAREYSILQNEAKDGSWHSISRDAPRFSYDEKERNRLSFESRDTIKSTPKPKEMPRLSLDSREFSMRGSNSDSKPNYLLRNSQDNGSSNKVLNLPQSLGTQKRPPGVVAKLMGLDALPESSSAGDSQLGLIKTSPVEEKDPFSRSLKLNDLNKQIQVSKSPRSSLKDPASPRWKNPDLIMKPIPSSKFPIEPAPWKQVDASRGSQKTAFGPIKVPARAQNSFPSVYSEIEKRLNDLEFKRSGKDLRALKQILEAMQTKGLIESSKEEKASKFGTRNVSEPKSSSPNLKSGSHRNLQTNHVIASTTSGSDSLRTFESPIVIMKPAKLVQKSNIPASSVIPTDSISGLNKPQGKGFEDSKKGSDSVSSRAAKDLSPRSSRTDSAVSTSDKKTSARYIRSRQSSTKSLHLPKENKTNSSKSSGSVSPRLQQRKLELDKRSRPPTPPSDLNKPRPASDLNKPGRQSNRHLTDSGSPSGKLKLKYYNSQPSDDQLSQISNESRTSSLHGDDASVHSDSNLVLDSRLDMGSTSSERSIEINGSQSPSLKVAKYLVSGSLQKKSTPRLSEDEGLTELATITPEHPSPVSVFDASVLRDDDPSPVKQISDSLKGDIAQNSNDSFSEDQWNPADKFLSNSMCSGLTSEINRKKLQNIDHLVQKLRRLNSSHDEASTDYIASLCENTNPDHRYVSEILLASGLLLRDLGSSLTTFQLHPSGHPINPELFFVLEQTNANALHSREESTPVKVSHPKTNPVKIHRKLIFDAVNEILVGKLASLGASQEPWLKTNKLASKTLSAQKLLKELCSEVEQLQAKKSECSLDDEDDNLKSILWEDVTHRSGGWTDFNNEISVVVLDVERLLFKDLVDEIVIGEASNLRARPGRRKQLFAK; encoded by the exons ATGGCAGCAAAGCTTCTACATTCTTTGGCAGATGATAATCAAGATTTGCAGAAGCAAATAGGATGCATGAACGGAATTTTCCAACTCTTTGATCGTCATCATGTCTTGACTGGAAGGCGCCTGACCCACAAAAGGCTTCCTCCTG GTACTTCCCATTTCCAGAATGGCGGTTTGGAAAGGGAGTTCAATAATGTAAATCATCGACAGACAGCAAAT GGAATAAATTTGAACCGAAGTGTAAATGAGAAACAAAGACTTTCCACAGAGTCATCAAGAGCCTCTTTCTCGTCCTCTTGTTCATCTTCCTTATCCTCCATGGACTTTGGCAAAACAGCCCATCAAGAAGCCTCTTCATGTGACCGAATAATTTTTCCTGGAACTCCCTCAAGGGACCCAGTTATGAGTCAAGGAAATACCTCGCCACATATGGGGCGGCACTCCCTTGATCTGCGTGATGTAGTTAAGGACTCTATGTATAGAGAAGCTAGAGGGATGTCAGTCAAAACTACAACCAATGATGAACCAGCAGTCCGATCTTTGAAGCACAAAGACTCTCCACGGCCAGTACAACTATCAAAATCAGTGGATGGACCTTATGGTGTTGGGATCAGAGGTAAGCAAAATGTGCCTGCTGACATTAAGGAGTCCCTTAGAGTACTTGCTAAACTTCCAGAACCACCTTGGTTTTATAATGAAGCTAGAGAATATTCAATACTGCAGAATGAAGCAAAAGATGGATCTTGGCATTCTATTTCAAGGGACGCTCCTCGGTTTTCTTATgatgagaaagagagaaatcGATTATCTTTCGAATCACGAGACACCATCAAATCCACACCAAAGCCAAAAGAGATGCCAAGACTTTCACTGGACAGTAGAGAATTTTCAATGCGGGGTTCCAACTCTGATTCAAAACCAAATTACCTTTTAAGAAATTCTCAGGACAATGGAAGCTCAAACAAAGTCCTTAATCTGCCGCAATCTTTGGGAACTCAGAAACGGCCCCCAGGTGTTGTGGCAAAGTTGATGGGCTTGGATGCTCTGCCGGAATCTTCCTCAGCTGGTGATAGCCAGTTGGGTTTGATTAAGACTAGTCCAGTTGAAGAGAAAGATCCCTTCTCAAgatccttaaaattaaatgatctaaacaaacaaattcaagTTTCCAAATCACCAAGAAGCTCACTGAAAGATCCGGCCTCACCACGATGGAAAAATCCTGATTTGATCATGAAACCAATTCCAAGTTCAAAGTTTCCAATTGAACCAGCACCATGGAAGCAGGTGGATGCAAGTCGTGGCTCTCAGAAAACAGCTTTCGGGCCCATAAAGGTTCCAGCAAGGGCACAAAATTCCTTTCCTTCTGTTTATTCTGAGATTGAGAAGCGGTTGAATGATCTTGAGTTTAAACGATCTGGAAAGGATCTTAGAGCTCTTAAACAGATACTGGAAGCTATGCAAACGAAGGGGCTCATAGAGAGCAGTAAAGAGGAAAAAGCTTCTAAATTTGGAACTCGGAATGTCTCTGAACCTAAATCTTCCAGTCCTAATTTGAAATCTGGAAGCCACCGAAATCTGCAGACCAATCATGTCATTGCTTCCACAACCAGTGGTTCTGATTCATTAAGGACATTTGAATCCCCAATAGTGATCATGAAACCAGCTAAACTCGTTCAGAAATCTAATATTCCTGCTTCATCAGTAATTCCAACGGACAGCATTTCTGGTCTCAATAAGCCCCAGGGCAAGGGATTTGAAGACAGTAAAAAGGGTTCAGATTCAGTAAGTAGCCGGGCAGCTAAAGATCTGTCTCCCAGAAGCAGTCGCACTGACTCTGCTGTTAGCACCTCTGATAAGAAAACCAGTGCTAGGTATATTAGATCCAGACAGTCTTCCACAAAGTCTCTACACTTGCcaaaagagaacaaaacaaattcatcAAAGAGCTCCGGTTCCGTAAGTCCTAGATTGCAGCAGAGGAAACTTGAGCTGGACAAGAGATCTCGTCCACCTACCCCTCCATCTGATTTGAATAAACCCAGACCTGCATCTGATTTGAATAAACCCGGAAGGCAATCGAACAGGCATCTGACAGATTCAGGTTCACCAAGTGGTAAActtaaactcaaatattaCAACTCTCAGCCAAGTGATGATCAATTGAGTCAGATAAGTAATGAATCAAGAACTTCAAGTCTGCATGGGGATGATGCATCTGTTCACTCAGACAGCAATCTTGTTCTAGACTCAAGGTTAGATATGGGATCCACCAGCAGTGAACGGTCCATTGAGATCAATGGCAGTCAGAGTCCATCCTTGAAGGTGGCCAAATACTTGGTTTCTGGTTCACTGCAGAAA aaaTCAACTCCACGATTAAGTGAAGATGAAGGGTTGACAGAACTTGCTACAATTACCCCAGAGCATCCTAGTCCTGTCTCTGTTTTTGATGCCTCAGTATTAAGAGATGATGATCCATCTCCTGTAAAGCAGATATCTGATTCCCTGAAAG GTGATATTGCTCAAAATTCCAATGACAGTTTCAGTGAAGACCAGTGGAATCCAGCGGACAAATTCTTATCTAACAGCATGTGTTCTGGTCTTACCTCGGAGATCAATCGcaagaaattacaaaacattGATCATTTAGTTCAAAAGCTTAGACGACTAAATTCTAGTCATGATGAAGCTAGCACAGACTACATTGCATCTCTTTGCGAGAACACCAACCCTGACCACAGATACGTCTCTGAGATATTGTTAGCTTCTGGGCTCCTCCTCAGAGACCTTGGCTCCAGTTTGACAACATTTCAGCTCCACCCATCAGGCCATCCGATCAACCCCGAACTATTCTTTGTTTTGGAACAGACCAATGCAAATGCATTGCATtcaagagaagaaagcacCCCTGTAAAAGTATCCCATCCAAAGACAAACCCCGTGAAAATTCACCGGAAACTCATATTCGACGCTGTCAATGAGATCCTAGTTGGAAAGTTAGCTTCGTTAGGGGCCTCTCAAGAGCCATGGTTAAAGACCAATAAACTAGCTTCAAAGACCCTGAGTGCACAAAAGCTTCTGAAAGAATTATGCTCCGAAGTAGAACAGCTTCAAGCCAAGAAATCAGAATGCAGCCTAGATGATGAGGATGATAATCTGAAGAGTATATTGTGGGAAGATGTGACACATCGATCAGGTGGTTGGACAGACTTCAACAATGAGATATCTGTGGTAGTATTGGATGTCGAGCGTTTGCTGTTTAAGGATTTAGTTGACGAGATTGTGATTGGAGAAGCTAGTAATCTGAGAGCCAGGCCAGGCAGGAGGAAGCAGTTGTTTGCAAAGTAG